A window of the Hordeum vulgare subsp. vulgare chromosome 5H, MorexV3_pseudomolecules_assembly, whole genome shotgun sequence genome harbors these coding sequences:
- the LOC123452274 gene encoding MADS-box transcription factor 14-like: MGRGKVQLKRIENKINRQVTFSKRRSGLLKKAHEISVLCDAEVGLIIFSTKGKLYEFSTESCMDKILERYERYSYAEKVLVSSESEIQGNWCHEYRKLKAKVETIQKCQKHLMGEDLESLNLKELQQLEQQLESSLKHIRARKNQLMHESISELQKKERSLQEENKVLQKELVEKQKAQAAQQDQTQPQTSSSSSSFMMRDAPPVADTSNHPAAAGERAEDVAVQPQVPLRTALPLWMVSHING, from the exons ATGGGGCGCGGGAAGGTGCAGCTGAAGCGGATCGAGAACAAGATCAACCGCCAGGTCACCTTCTCCAAGCGCCGCTCGGGGCTGCTCAAGAAGGCGCACGAGATCTCCGTGCTCTGCGACGCCGAGGTCGGCCTCATCATCTTCTCCACCAAGGGAAAGCTCTACGAGTTCTCCACCGAGTCATG TAtggacaaaattcttgaacggtaTGAGCGCTACTCTTATGCAGAAAAGGTTCTCGTTTCAAGTGAATCTGAAATTCAG GGAAACTGGTGTCACGAATATAGGAAACTGAAGGCGAAGGTTGAGACAATACAGAAATGTCAAAA GCATCTCATGGGAGAGGATCTTGAATCTTTGAATCTCAAGGAGTTGCAGCAACTGGAGCAGCAGCTGGAAAGCTCACTGAAACATATCAGAGCCAGGAAG AACCAACTTATGCACGAATCCATTTCTGAGCTTCAGAAGAAG GAGAGGTCACTGCAGGAGGAGAATAAAGTTCTCCAGAAGGAA CTTGTGGAGAAGCAGAAGGCCCAGGCGGCGCAGCAAGATCAAACTCAGCCTCAAAccagctcttcttcttcttccttcatgaTGAGGGATGCTCCCCCTGTCGCAGATACCAG CAATCACCCAGCGGCGGCAGGCGAGAGGGCAGAGGATGTGGCAGTGCAGCCTCAGGTCCCACTCCGGACGGCGCTTCCACTGTGGATGGTGAGCCACATCAACGGCTGA